The sequence CAATATTGGGGCAGATTTGATACAGTGGGGAATCGGACGGAAAAAGGAGGTGGCGTAAATGCATATGCGAAAGATGATGCGCCTGCTTTCTATTGCGATTCCTTTCCTGATAATTGCTTTTTTCTTTATTGGATTCCTGTTTGCACAGAACGATCCAATGGATGCGGATCTTTTGAACAGGTATCAGAAACCAGGCGAGGGATATCCATTGGGGACCGATGGATTAGGCCGCTGTATATTATCGCGGATTCTCTATGGCGGCTGGACAACACTTGGAATTGTGCTTGGCGGTTCCCTGATCGTTTTTTTCACAGGAACTGTCCTTGGTATGATGACCAGCCGGGTAATTATGAAAGAGAATGCTTTCGTTGATGGCCTTATCAATGCGGTTACAGCAATTCCCCCGATTGCCTATTTGATTGTATTCATCGGTGCCTGGGGAAGCGGTGCGAGAACCACCCTGTTTGCATTGACGGTGTCTTATGTACTGCGTTACATAAAACTGGTTCGTACCCGTACTGATATGGAAATGGGAAAAGCCTATGTCATGTGCGGGATTGCAGCGGGAGCTTCTAAACTCAGAATATTGACTGTTCATATTTTCCCTAACCTGATTGCTGAGATGATCCGTTTCTTATGCCTGTCCTGCGCAGATATGATATTGGCGATTACAGGATTTTCCTTCATTGGATTGGGGCTGGGCGATAATGTGGTTGATTGGGGCAGCATGATTTTGGAGGCGCGTGGAGCGCTGGTTCTTCATCCTGCCATGATTTTGTATCCAATCGGTGCTGTGATCCTATCGACACTCTGTTTTAATATTCTGGGCAGACGATTGACGGAGAGGGGGGAGGCATGATGCTGACAGTCAGCCAATTAAGTGTAAAAGAAAAAACCGGCCGCCTTTTGCTAAATGAAGTGTCCATAAAAATAATGCCGGGGCGGGTGGTTGGGCTCACGGGACACAGCGGTTCAGGAAAAACCACATTATTGAGAAGTGTTTTCGGTATGCTCCATAGAGACTGTCAGATCAGCAGCGGTGAAATCTTATTGAATGACAAGGAGATATCCAGACTTTCACAGAAAGAGCATCGGGAACTGTGCGGAAAAACAATCTCCTATATCCCTCAGGCGCCTATGACCGCATTTGACAGCCGGCTGAAGATTGGCTGTCAAATACAAGAAACCTTCCGGAAACGGCTGAAGCTGGATAAAACGGCCGCCTCCCAGCTGGCAAAAGACATGCTTTCTTTGGTCAATTTAAAAGATACCCATAGGATTTTAAACGCGTATCCGGTAGAACTATCAGGAGGAATGCTTCAAAGGGTAGCAGCTGCGATCCTGCTTGGAATGTCGCCGGACTATATTCTTGCAGACGAACCAACGGCGGCTCTTGATGAAGAAAACCGCAATCTACTGTTAGAGGTAATGCGGACACAGATGCGGGATAAGGGGATTCTGCTAGTATCTCACGACGTGGAAGCGCTTCGGGGACTTTGCGATACCGTATATGTGCTTGGTGCCGGAACGATCATTGAGCAGGGCTCCATGGAGCAGTTGCTATCGGCGCCGAAGACAGAATGGATGAAGCATTTTTCAGGATTAAATAAAAAAGAAAGCAGGGGAGAGTGGAAGTGGGAGAAATTGTAATGCAGAAGGTAAATCAGGTTTATCATGACGATTCCCTTGGGGATTTCCATGCATTATCCGAAATTAGCCTGCGGATTGAAAAAGGTAAAAATCTGGCAATAGAAGGAGAAAGCGGTTCCGGTAAAAGCACCTTGGCAAGACTGCTGATCGGTCTTGTAAAGCCCGTTTCCGGAAAAATCCTTATGGATGGGCAAGATATTACACGTTGGAACTATGGTACATGGAAAAGCCATCGAAGAAAGATACAAGCTGTGTTTCAGGATACCTCGGGCACATTAAATCCGGCAAGATCGGCCTTTGCCAATGTTGAAGAAGCACTGGTAAATCTGACGGACTATAACAGCGGGGAGCGAAAGCAGCGTATCTGCGATTTGATGGATGCGGTTCATATGGATCACAAACTGCTTCATACCCCTGTGCGTCAGCTCTCAGGCGGTGAACAGCGCCGCCTTTCGCTGCTTCGTGCCATTGCCGTCCAGCCGGATTACTTAATTATGGACGAAGTGACAAGCGGTCTAGATTTAATTTCGGCCGATGCCGTACTAACTTTAGTGGAGAACACTGCAAAGCTTTACTGTTGCTCCTGCATCTTTATTACCCATAGCCGGAAGGAAGCTATGCGGATTTCTGACAAGATCATAATCATGCAAAAAGGCAGGATTGTGGAACAGGGTCATCGAATCAATCAATTTAAAAAAGAAAGGATATTGTAATATGAAAAACACCTGTAAGAAACTCATCTCGGCATCCTTAAGCTGCGCGTTCCTGGCGCTTTGCCTGACCGGTTGCAGCAAGAATGCCTCTGCTACCGATAACAGTCCATCAGGGGTGCCAGAGACTCAAATCTCTGATGCAGGCCCCGGCAAGGTTCTAACCATAGTTACTGCAAAAGAGTTGGATAATTTAACCACCCTGACCATGAACAAAGAAAACAACATTGCCTGCGGGCTTTTATATGAAACGCTGGTAAGCTATGAGAACGGCAACATAATACCGGCACTGGCAGAGGACTGGAGCTGGGACAAATCGAGCACCGTCCTCACCTTCCGGCTCCGTCAGGGCGTTACATTCACTGACGGAACCGCTTTTCATGCAGAAAGCGTAAAAGCGATATTGGAATTTGACAGGTCTAATCCCAATTTCAGCGGGATTAAAGGAATTCATAACATTCAGAAGGTTGAGATCGTAGATGAATATACGGTTGCCGTTCATTATGACGCGCCCTGCTTCTCTTACTTAAATGACTTTTGCTTCCAGAACGTTGCAGGCATGATGTCCCCCAATGTGTTCGAGGCGGAAAATTTTCAGACCTTTAAAGATTTTGTAGGAACAGGCCCTTATGTGCGGAAGGAAATGATATCCGGAGACTGCACCCGGTTTGTGCGGAATGAAAATTATTGGGGCGAGGCTCCATACTACGATGAGGTTGTTGTCAAATACATTCCGGAGGCATCTTCCCGTCTCCAGGCTTTGCAGACCGGCGAAGTTGATTTGATTTATGGTGCGGACTTAATTACCTATGATGATTATAATCAGGGGGTTACACTAAAGGGCATTGCAGGAGAAATCAATGAGGGCAATACCCTTACCCGGAATCTGGTGTTAAATGCAGCCGGTTCTATGCTGAATGATAGGAAGGTACGGGAAGCCGTTGCCTATGCGGTCAACAAACAAGAAATTACCCAGGGCCTTACCTACGGCTATGAGACTCCGGCGGCTGCCCTGTTCAGCAAAGGCGCGCCTTATATCGACATTGCTAATCATACCGTAAGGGAATTTGATCTGGACAAGGCCAACGCCCTTCTTAATGAAGCCGGCTGGACAATGAATAAGAATACCGGTTTCCGGGAAAAAGACGGCAAGACCCTGACACTTAACTACACCTACTGGACAGACCTTTCTCTGGCAAAGGAAATGGCTCTTGCCATAAAAGCCCAGCTAGCCAAAGCAGGTATCCATGTGGAGACCACAGGCCAGGATCAGATGACCTGGTGGACGGAGGGTGTTGCCGGAAACTATGATATTACCACTTGGAATACGGAGGGCTCTTATACGGAACCTCATAAATACCTTCAGGAATCTCTTGGAGCGGATCCCCACGCCGTCTCCCTGCAGGCGCTGGATGAATTTGAGGAATATTCTGCTGCTGTCAAGCTGTTTTCCACTACGGCTGACCCGGTGGTTGTGAAAGAGGCAATCGCTGCAGCACTTCATATTTCCAATGACAATGGAATTGATCTGCCCATTTCCTACTCTAAGGATCTGGTTTTGTATAATTCTGCTAAGGTTGCAGGATATACTTTTACCAGTGTCCCCCAGTTCTTTGATATTAACAATGTGCAGCCTGCCCGGTAAGAATGAACATCCATTGTCCAAATGGGGGAGTAACCACCTAATCAGAGTAGCAGGAATAATATGAAACACTATAATAGAGGTTGGTTCGTTAGTTTTAGCTAACCAACCTCTATTTTTATAGCAAAGGAGTAATGTATCATGGATAAAGAACAAAGTCCTATGTCCAGACTGTTGGAATTTGCTGCTCCATACAAGAGTAAATATGTTCTATCAGTCATTTTAGCAATCCTGGGTGTTGCCGCAGGATTCGTACCATTTTATGCTGTTTCTCAAATCGCGCTGCTGCTGATGAAAGGGGAAACCTCTGTTTCTGCCTATATGGGGTATTGTGCGACAGCCGGTATCGGTTTTCTGGCGAAAGTTTGCTTTTCCAATCTTTCCACTTTTGTTTCCCATACCGCGACCTTTGAAACTCTGGCCGAAATCCGCCTTAGTCTTGCAGACAAACTCACCAGGGTTCCCATGGGTTATATGATGAATACCCCTTCCGGTCACCTTAAAAACATTTTGGTAGACCGAGTGGAAGGGATGGAGACGACTCTCGCCCATTTGATTCCTGAACTGACAGCAAATCTTTGTGTTCCCGTTTGTATTTTGATTTACCTGCTATTCCTTGACTGGAGAATGGCACTTGCTTCCCTGGTGACATTTCCAATTGGAGTGCTCTGTTATAAAGGAATGGCAAAGGGCTATGAGGAAAAATTCCAGGGACTTATGATGCGTGGGCGCAAGATGTCAAATACGGTTGTGGAATACATCGGAGGAATCGAAGTTATTAAAGCCTTCAATCAATCCGCAAATTCCTATCAGAAATATTCTGACGCGGTAGAGGACAATGCCGCTTATGCTGTAAACTGGATGAAAAGTGTCCAGCTCTATAAGTCCATGCTCTTTACAATCTGGCCCAGCGTGTTAGTCAGCATTCTTCCCATCGGCTGTATCCTGTACCGAAACGGAAGTCTCAGCGTTCCGGTTTTTGTCACCTGCATGATCTTGTCGCTGGGTATTATTACCCCGGTCCTTAATGCAATGAATTTTACTGACAGCATAGCCCAGATGAAATCTGTAGTAGGAGAAATCTGCTCCGTTCTGGATGAAAAGGAATTGGAGCGGCCTGAAAGGCCTGCCATGATTCATTCATCAGATATCTCAATGGATAATGTCAGTTTTACCTATGAGGAAGGAACCTCTCTTCTTAAGGAGATAAACTTATCTATTCCGGAAAAGACCATCACTGCATTTGTCGGCCCAAGCGGAGGAGGAAAGTCTACCATTACGAAACTAATCGCCGGTTTTTGGGATGTGACATCCGGGGCAGTCAGGATTGACGGCATCGACAT is a genomic window of Lacrimispora sphenoides containing:
- a CDS encoding ABC transporter permease; the encoded protein is MHMRKMMRLLSIAIPFLIIAFFFIGFLFAQNDPMDADLLNRYQKPGEGYPLGTDGLGRCILSRILYGGWTTLGIVLGGSLIVFFTGTVLGMMTSRVIMKENAFVDGLINAVTAIPPIAYLIVFIGAWGSGARTTLFALTVSYVLRYIKLVRTRTDMEMGKAYVMCGIAAGASKLRILTVHIFPNLIAEMIRFLCLSCADMILAITGFSFIGLGLGDNVVDWGSMILEARGALVLHPAMILYPIGAVILSTLCFNILGRRLTERGEA
- a CDS encoding ATP-binding cassette domain-containing protein; this translates as MMLTVSQLSVKEKTGRLLLNEVSIKIMPGRVVGLTGHSGSGKTTLLRSVFGMLHRDCQISSGEILLNDKEISRLSQKEHRELCGKTISYIPQAPMTAFDSRLKIGCQIQETFRKRLKLDKTAASQLAKDMLSLVNLKDTHRILNAYPVELSGGMLQRVAAAILLGMSPDYILADEPTAALDEENRNLLLEVMRTQMRDKGILLVSHDVEALRGLCDTVYVLGAGTIIEQGSMEQLLSAPKTEWMKHFSGLNKKESRGEWKWEKL
- a CDS encoding ATP-binding cassette domain-containing protein, with translation MQKVNQVYHDDSLGDFHALSEISLRIEKGKNLAIEGESGSGKSTLARLLIGLVKPVSGKILMDGQDITRWNYGTWKSHRRKIQAVFQDTSGTLNPARSAFANVEEALVNLTDYNSGERKQRICDLMDAVHMDHKLLHTPVRQLSGGEQRRLSLLRAIAVQPDYLIMDEVTSGLDLISADAVLTLVENTAKLYCCSCIFITHSRKEAMRISDKIIIMQKGRIVEQGHRINQFKKERIL
- a CDS encoding nickel ABC transporter substrate-binding protein → MKNTCKKLISASLSCAFLALCLTGCSKNASATDNSPSGVPETQISDAGPGKVLTIVTAKELDNLTTLTMNKENNIACGLLYETLVSYENGNIIPALAEDWSWDKSSTVLTFRLRQGVTFTDGTAFHAESVKAILEFDRSNPNFSGIKGIHNIQKVEIVDEYTVAVHYDAPCFSYLNDFCFQNVAGMMSPNVFEAENFQTFKDFVGTGPYVRKEMISGDCTRFVRNENYWGEAPYYDEVVVKYIPEASSRLQALQTGEVDLIYGADLITYDDYNQGVTLKGIAGEINEGNTLTRNLVLNAAGSMLNDRKVREAVAYAVNKQEITQGLTYGYETPAAALFSKGAPYIDIANHTVREFDLDKANALLNEAGWTMNKNTGFREKDGKTLTLNYTYWTDLSLAKEMALAIKAQLAKAGIHVETTGQDQMTWWTEGVAGNYDITTWNTEGSYTEPHKYLQESLGADPHAVSLQALDEFEEYSAAVKLFSTTADPVVVKEAIAAALHISNDNGIDLPISYSKDLVLYNSAKVAGYTFTSVPQFFDINNVQPAR
- a CDS encoding ABC transporter ATP-binding protein, with product MDKEQSPMSRLLEFAAPYKSKYVLSVILAILGVAAGFVPFYAVSQIALLLMKGETSVSAYMGYCATAGIGFLAKVCFSNLSTFVSHTATFETLAEIRLSLADKLTRVPMGYMMNTPSGHLKNILVDRVEGMETTLAHLIPELTANLCVPVCILIYLLFLDWRMALASLVTFPIGVLCYKGMAKGYEEKFQGLMMRGRKMSNTVVEYIGGIEVIKAFNQSANSYQKYSDAVEDNAAYAVNWMKSVQLYKSMLFTIWPSVLVSILPIGCILYRNGSLSVPVFVTCMILSLGIITPVLNAMNFTDSIAQMKSVVGEICSVLDEKELERPERPAMIHSSDISMDNVSFTYEEGTSLLKEINLSIPEKTITAFVGPSGGGKSTITKLIAGFWDVTSGAVRIDGIDIRKIPLEQLMDQIAYISQDNYLFDETVLENIRMGKPSATDEEVYQATKDCGCYEFILKLEKGFQTVVGSSGGHLSGGERQRIAIARAVLKNAPIVILDEATAYIDAENEALIQEAMAKVIAGKTVLMIAHRLSTITDADKIVVVKNGHIEAEGTHEELLASCALYQNMWRAHLDTKDAA